Proteins co-encoded in one Aspergillus flavus chromosome 2, complete sequence genomic window:
- a CDS encoding putative oxidoreductase, translated as MIYRKEHQGQAALDKIKEEAGKDAKVEWVPCDMGSLSQVRETASHLVRKEERLDPLILSSSINTNQYSKTSDGIDRHFQVNWVGQFDLCNLL; from the exons ATGATTTACCGCAAAGAACACCAAGGCCAAGCAGCACTCGACAAGATCAAGGAGGAAGCAGGTAAAGACGCAAAGGTGGAGTGGGTTCCGTGCGACATGGGGAGTTTGTCCCAGGTCAGGGAAACCGCCTCCCACCTCGTTCGTAAGGAAGAGCGGCTTGACCCG CTTATTCTATCCTCCAGTATCAACACAAACCAATACAGTAAGACATCTGATGGAATCGACCGCCATTTCCAAGTAAACTGGGTGGGCCAATTCGACCTGTGCAATCTGTTGTAA